One Halopelagius inordinatus genomic region harbors:
- a CDS encoding DUF2249 domain-containing protein produces the protein MADTTIDVREIPPVNRHPKIHEAFADLDSGESLTLVNDHEPKPLFYEMQAEVESFDADGYTVERRDDEKYVATFPKK, from the coding sequence ATGGCAGACACGACGATAGACGTCCGAGAGATTCCGCCGGTGAACCGGCATCCGAAGATTCACGAGGCGTTCGCCGACCTCGACAGCGGAGAGAGCCTGACGCTCGTAAACGACCACGAACCGAAGCCGCTGTTCTACGAGATGCAAGCCGAAGTCGAGTCGTTCGACGCCGACGGCTACACGGTCGAACGACGCGACGACGAGAAGTACGTCGCGACGTTCCCCAAGAAGTAG
- a CDS encoding cupin domain-containing protein: MPRIDFDAEREYDDDGFSAQGAFRSERAKVVCGFFEPGQFIPVHAPSSALVVDVRSGTGIVRDGDIDHRVGPGDVVTVSADTKRGIRADEDSRLEALLVTAPPPTDEEHDPVRRGLAVGEFEPELATEE, translated from the coding sequence ATGCCGCGTATCGACTTCGACGCCGAACGGGAGTACGACGACGACGGGTTCTCCGCGCAGGGCGCGTTCCGAAGCGAACGGGCGAAAGTCGTCTGCGGGTTCTTCGAACCCGGGCAGTTCATCCCGGTTCACGCGCCGTCGAGCGCCCTCGTCGTGGATGTCAGGTCGGGGACCGGAATCGTCCGCGACGGCGACATCGACCACCGCGTCGGCCCCGGTGACGTGGTTACCGTCTCGGCGGACACGAAACGCGGCATCAGAGCCGACGAGGATTCGAGACTCGAAGCGTTGCTGGTGACTGCACCGCCGCCGACCGACGAGGAACACGACCCGGTCCGGCGCGGACTCGCGGTCGGCGAGTTCGAACCGGAGCTAGCCACGGAGGAGTGA
- a CDS encoding arsenate-mycothiol transferase ArsC, which yields MTDSEATFGFVCVQNAGRSQMSAAFAERERRRRGLEGRVEVRTGGTVPADAVHPEVVEVMREEDIDLSDRVPREVSEDELDSCDVVATMGCSTLELDADVEVRDWDLDDPHGRDVERVREIRDDIERRVAGLFDEYFADE from the coding sequence ATGACCGATAGCGAGGCGACGTTCGGATTCGTTTGCGTACAGAACGCGGGACGCAGTCAGATGTCCGCTGCCTTCGCAGAACGGGAACGCCGCCGCCGCGGTCTCGAAGGCCGCGTCGAAGTTCGGACCGGGGGCACGGTGCCCGCCGACGCGGTCCATCCCGAGGTGGTCGAAGTGATGCGCGAGGAGGATATCGACCTCTCCGACCGGGTACCACGGGAGGTTTCGGAGGACGAACTCGACAGCTGCGACGTCGTCGCGACGATGGGGTGTTCGACGCTCGAACTCGATGCCGACGTCGAAGTGCGCGATTGGGATTTAGACGACCCTCACGGCCGAGACGTAGAACGCGTCCGCGAGATTCGCGACGACATCGAACGACGCGTTGCCGGTCTCTTCGACGAATATTTCGCCGACGAGTAG
- a CDS encoding DUF3592 domain-containing protein codes for MSDDSGLSVDGPSTFRGAVILLLVGLAATGVGAYDYDRQSEAVANSVEVDAEIVETGVETDSAGSSSSVDHRPTVRFTYTYDGTSYASSNLFPAEVSQSYDTESEARSVLAGYERGDTVTAYVVPDEPGNAFLKNQTSNAPLVFLGVGLFFVVVGAASATKHYRRG; via the coding sequence ATGTCCGACGATAGCGGCCTCTCCGTCGACGGCCCGAGTACGTTCCGGGGCGCGGTGATACTGCTTCTCGTCGGTCTCGCGGCGACCGGAGTCGGAGCGTACGACTACGACCGACAGTCCGAGGCGGTCGCGAACTCGGTCGAAGTCGACGCCGAAATCGTCGAGACGGGAGTCGAAACCGATTCCGCAGGCAGTAGTAGCAGTGTCGACCACAGACCTACTGTCAGATTCACCTATACGTACGACGGAACGTCGTACGCGAGCAGCAACCTCTTTCCGGCGGAGGTCTCTCAGAGCTACGACACCGAGTCGGAGGCTCGGTCCGTCTTGGCGGGCTACGAACGCGGCGACACGGTCACCGCATACGTCGTACCCGACGAACCGGGCAACGCGTTTCTGAAGAACCAAACCTCGAACGCACCGCTCGTGTTCCTCGGCGTCGGGCTGTTCTTCGTCGTCGTCGGTGCGGCGTCCGCGACGAAGCACTATCGAAGGGGCTGA
- a CDS encoding DUF7521 family protein, whose protein sequence is MVSVAALVDWIIVALALGSTLVGSYVGYQAYRGYRRHDSRAMRALSAGLFFLTAVAFGIAFVGSLLLREGYIGLQYQQLLTLVTRLFQFLGVVLIAFSLHSRK, encoded by the coding sequence ATGGTGTCTGTGGCCGCTCTCGTCGACTGGATTATCGTCGCGCTCGCCCTCGGTTCGACCCTCGTCGGCAGCTACGTGGGATACCAGGCCTATCGCGGGTACCGCCGCCACGACAGCCGAGCGATGCGAGCGCTCTCCGCGGGGCTGTTCTTCCTCACGGCCGTCGCGTTCGGTATCGCCTTCGTCGGCTCGTTGCTCCTCCGTGAGGGCTACATCGGTCTGCAGTATCAACAACTGCTTACGCTCGTCACGCGCCTGTTTCAGTTCCTCGGTGTGGTTCTGATAGCCTTCTCGTTACATTCGCGGAAGTGA
- a CDS encoding winged helix-turn-helix domain-containing protein → MSEDPALGELLDVLSDEYARDILAATSIKPMSAQQLVDECEMSKPTVYRRVDRLQTHGLLEEQTKVRTSNNHYSVYAATLSEVSLTLESGSFEAAVTRTDDESFPGERENDTADRFTKMWEDL, encoded by the coding sequence GTGAGTGAGGATCCTGCGTTGGGTGAGCTTCTCGACGTCCTCAGCGACGAGTACGCCCGAGACATCCTCGCAGCGACGAGTATCAAACCAATGTCCGCACAACAGCTTGTCGACGAATGTGAGATGTCCAAACCGACGGTCTACCGGCGAGTAGACCGACTACAGACGCACGGACTCCTCGAGGAACAGACCAAGGTTCGGACCAGTAACAACCACTACAGCGTCTACGCGGCCACGTTATCAGAAGTCTCACTCACGTTGGAGTCCGGGTCGTTCGAGGCGGCCGTGACGCGCACCGACGACGAATCGTTTCCCGGAGAAAGGGAGAACGACACCGCCGACCGCTTTACGAAGATGTGGGAGGACCTCTGA
- a CDS encoding LolA family protein has protein sequence MTRPPLGFSRRTLVVLLLLCVVLPAVLWASGGAIGDENPSVDANVTERYRSVDALTATQTVAIRTNGTVTSRNVATVTLVPGTDRKRVRFQNASDRRYELKVSNGSTLWLHRTDRNAVTAIELTGPPTDPQTAVRLQQIVAAAGLTDDTGRPKAIGVSPLPVVPRQTGVAPEVDTNRSYTVEFVETDTVGGRESYVLDVVPANTRGEAHYRQRLWVDTERFYPLRKQTAWTADDAQRSVTTTYTNVTFDPEVSADAFRPERDADTDVRRPTVPDTEWYRSGAALEARSSISVPNPTVPPAFELAYATRTTGRIDGVGLRYAASGRELTVAKFNYTLDIGPEERDLTLDGRPASLDYGPTDSLSWDCDGYGYTVRGTGVETDRLIEVGRSVGCPA, from the coding sequence ATGACCCGTCCTCCACTCGGATTCAGTCGGCGCACGCTCGTGGTGCTCTTACTCCTCTGTGTCGTGCTTCCCGCGGTCCTCTGGGCGTCGGGAGGTGCGATCGGAGACGAGAACCCCTCGGTCGACGCCAACGTGACCGAGCGCTACCGCTCCGTCGATGCTCTCACCGCGACGCAGACGGTCGCCATACGGACTAACGGTACGGTTACGTCCCGAAACGTCGCAACCGTCACGCTCGTCCCGGGAACCGACCGGAAACGGGTCCGGTTCCAGAACGCGTCGGACCGGCGGTACGAACTGAAGGTCTCGAACGGCTCGACGCTGTGGCTCCACCGTACCGACCGAAACGCCGTGACCGCCATCGAGTTGACGGGACCGCCGACCGATCCGCAAACGGCTGTTCGGCTCCAACAGATCGTCGCGGCCGCGGGACTGACCGACGACACCGGCCGCCCGAAAGCCATCGGCGTGTCGCCGTTACCCGTCGTGCCGAGACAGACCGGCGTCGCTCCCGAAGTGGACACGAACCGCAGTTACACCGTCGAATTCGTCGAGACCGATACCGTCGGCGGACGAGAGTCGTACGTACTCGACGTCGTCCCCGCGAACACCCGGGGCGAGGCGCACTACAGACAGCGGTTGTGGGTCGACACCGAACGGTTCTACCCCCTGCGCAAGCAGACGGCGTGGACCGCCGACGATGCTCAACGGTCGGTGACGACGACGTACACGAACGTGACGTTCGACCCGGAGGTATCTGCGGACGCGTTCCGACCCGAACGAGACGCCGACACGGACGTACGGCGACCAACCGTCCCCGATACGGAGTGGTACCGAAGCGGTGCCGCCCTGGAGGCACGGAGTTCGATTTCGGTCCCGAATCCGACCGTTCCGCCCGCGTTCGAACTGGCGTACGCGACACGAACGACCGGCCGAATCGACGGGGTGGGGCTTCGCTACGCCGCCTCCGGGCGCGAACTCACGGTCGCGAAGTTCAACTACACGCTCGACATCGGCCCCGAGGAACGAGACCTGACGCTCGACGGCCGTCCGGCGAGCCTCGACTACGGGCCGACCGACTCGCTCTCGTGGGACTGCGACGGCTACGGCTACACCGTCCGCGGAACCGGCGTCGAAACGGACCGCTTGATCGAAGTCGGCCGGTCGGTGGGCTGTCCGGCCTGA